From Parus major isolate Abel chromosome 1A, Parus_major1.1, whole genome shotgun sequence, the proteins below share one genomic window:
- the ELFN2 gene encoding protein phosphatase 1 regulatory subunit 29: protein MRAPLQTMLCLGLWAAALLCLFSPGTVRGDCWLIEGDKGYVWLAICSQNQPPYETIPQHINSTVHDLRLNENKLKVVLYSSLNRFGNLTDLNLTKNEISYIEDGAFMGQSNLQVLQLGYNKLTNLTEGMLRGMARLQFLFVQHNLIELVTPTAFSECPSLISIDLSSNRLSRLEGNTFTSLSNLMVCELAGNPFNCDCSLYSFLNWLALFNNVTKNYDRLQCETPREFAGYPLLVPRPHHNRNAITIFQSMCRGGTIPSLSRVNPTPYTPDSQRDLDEGSAISPGDFLSVKPPASSTTDSSFSPSIKLHDVTITSAILMVTIPMPYSKMYVLVQYNNSYVSDIATLKSKKEYVTVNKLKAHTDYTFCVASIRNNRRYNHTCLTFATRSKGREDPISSTSTTTHYIMTTLGCLFGMVIVLGVVYYCLRKRRMQEEKQKSLNVKKTILEMRYGSDIDTSTMVHPSQKLGEPPVIPVSRMSSIPSMIGEKLPPSKSIDAGMETPKVTAKGNYIEVRTGGGDGLERTQRDEDLRELDNGQGSAAEISTIAKEVDKVNQIINNCIDALKLDTASFLGGGTGVDSDMAFECQSIPAGSSSGLERPSFLSPPYKESSHHPLQRQLSADAAVARKTCSVSSSGSIKSAKVFSLDVPDHPPLSKSDSKYIEKGSPLNSPLDRLPLVSPSAIHHLEVKPSYHCSEHRHSFPALYYEESADTLSQRVSFLKPLSRSKRDSTYSQLSPRHYFSGYSSSPEYSSESTHKIWERFRPYKKHHREEVYMAAGHALRKKVQFAKDEDLHDILDYWKGVSAQQKL, encoded by the coding sequence ATGAGGGCACCACTGCAGACCATGCTGTGCCTGGGGTTGTGggcagctgccctgctctgcttgTTTTCCCCTGGCACCGTGCGAGGTGACTGCTGGCTGATTGAGGGGGACAAAGGGTATGTGTGGCTGGCCATCTGCAGCCAGAACCAGCCCCCCTATGAGACCATCCCCCAGCATATCAACAGCACGGTGCATGACCTGCGTCTGAACGAGAACAAGCTCAAAGTGGTGCTCTACTCCTCTCTCAACCGCTTCGGCAACCTGACTGATTTGAACCTGACCAAGAATGAAATCTCCTACATTGAGGATGGGGCTTTCATGGGTCAGTCAAACCTCCAGGTCCTACAGCTGGGCTACAACAAACTCACCAACCTGACAGAGGGCATGTTGCGGGGCATGGCCCGTCTCCAGTTCCTCTTTGTGCAGCATAACCTAATTGAGCTGGTCACCCCTACTGCCTTTTCTGAGTGCCCCAGCTTGATTAGCATTGACCTGTCATCCAACCGCCTCAGCCGTCTGGAGGGCAATACTTTCACCAGCTTGAGCAACCTGATGGTGTGCGAGCTGGCTGGCAACCCCTTCAACTGTGACTGTAGCCTCTACAGCTTTCTTAACTGGCTGGCTCTCTTCAACAACGTCACCAAGAACTATGACCGTCTCCAGTGTGAGACTCCGCGGGAGTTTGCTGGGTATCCGCTTCTGGTGCCTCGGCCTCACCACAACCGCAATGCCATCACCATCTTCCAGTCCATGTGCAGAGGGGGCACCATCCCCTCCCTCTCCAGGGTCAACCCAACTCCTTACACCCCTGACTCCCAGCGAGATCTGGATGAGGGGTCAGCCATCAGCCCTGGGGATTTCCTCTCAGTCAAGCCGCCAGCCTCTTCCACCACTGACTCCTCCTTCAGTCCCAGCATCAAGCTACATGATGTCACGATCACTTCAGCCATCCTGATGGTCACCATCCCCATGCCCTACAGTAAGATGTATGTGCTGGTCCAATACAACAACAGCTACGTTTCTGACATTGCGACACTGAAGAGCAAGAAGGAGTATGTCACTGTCAACAAGCTGAAGGCCCACACTGATTATACATTCTGTGTGGCCTCTATCCGCAACAACAGGCGTTACAACCATACTTGCCTGACCTTTGCAACCCGGAGCAAAGGCAGGGAAGATCCTATTTCTAGTACTTCCACCACTACACACTATATTATGACCACCCTGGGTTGCCTCTTTGGGATGGTCATTGTCCTGGGGGTGGTGTACTACTGCCTGCGGAAGCGGAGGatgcaggaggagaagcagaagtCGCTCAATGTCAAAAAGACCATTCTGGAAATGCGTTATGGATCGGATATTGATACCAGTACCATGGTCCATCCTTCCCAGAAGCTGGGTGAGCCACCTGTCATTCCTGTCTCACGGATGTCCTCCATCCCTTCCATGATCGGGGAGAAGTTGCCCCCATCAAAGTCAATAGATGCTGGGATGGAGACTCCTAAAGTCACCGCTAAAGGTAACTACATTGAAGTGCGGACTGGTGGTGGGGATGGGCTGGAGAGAACGCAGCGAGATGAGGACCTGAGGGAGCTTGACAATGGGCAAGGCTCAGCTGCTGAGATCTCTACTATAGCGAAGGAGGTAGACAAGGTCAACCAGATCATCAACAACTGTATTGATGCCCTCAAGCTGGACACAGCATCTTTCCTGGGTGGTGGGACTGGTGTTGACTCAGATATGGCCTTTGAGTGCCAGTCCATCCCAGCTGGTTCCTCAAGTGGGCTAGAGCGGCCCAGCTTTCTTTCCCCACCCTACAAGGAAAGCTCCCACCACCCTTTGCAGCGCCAGCTCAGTGCTGACGCTGCTGTGGCCAGAAAGACCTGCAGTGTCTCCTCTAGTGGCTCCATCAAGAGCGCCAAGGTCTTCAGCTTGGATGTGCCTGACCACCCACCACTCAGCAAGTCTGACTCCAAATACATTGAGAAGGGCAGCCCCCTGAACAGCCCTTTGGATCGTCTTCCCTTGGTGTCTCCGAGCGCCATCCACCACTTGGAGGTCAAGCCTTCTTACCATTGCAGCGAGCACCGTCACTCCTTCCCGGCCCTGTACTATGAGGAAAGTGCTGACACCTTGAGCCAGCGGGTGTCGTTCCTCAAGCCACTGTCCCGGTCCAAGCGAGACTCCACGTactcccagctctcccccagACACTACTTCTCGGGCTACTCCTCCAGCCCCGAGTACTCCTCAGAGAGCACCCACAAGATCTGGGAGCGATTCCGGCCTTACAAGAAGCATCACAGGGAGGAGGTTTACATGGCAGCTGGGCATGCCCTGAGGAAGAAAGTTCAATTTGCCAAGGACGAGGATCTGCATGACATCCTGGATTACTGGAAAGGAGTCTCTGCTCAGCAGAAGCTGTGA